In Anseongella ginsenosidimutans, one genomic interval encodes:
- the ftsH gene encoding ATP-dependent zinc metalloprotease FtsH yields the protein MEKQRARKGEQRMPQGKRKAPKPPKFNFMWIYAIIFAIIIGFQLLNNFGTSPVNIPKQRFMAEMLQSGDVDKVQAYKEGDVTKVEVFIKKERLADAEYKDAPSSSFGNNTGPHYFFNVPSFESLDAEMQEAQKELPAADQVAPRLLTQQNNYFTDLLLTWLLPVGIVILIWVLLMRRLAGGSGGPGGQLFNIGKSKATLFDKESQVNITFNDVAGLEEAKQEVMEVVDFLKSPKKYTSLGGKIPKGVLLVGSPGTGKTLLAKAVAGEAQVPFFSLSGSDFVEMFVGVGASRVRDLFKQAREKAPCIIFIDEIDAIGRSRGKNQIMGGNDERENTLNQLLVEMDGFGTDTGVIIMAATNRPDVLDSALLRPGRFDRQISIDKPDLHGREEIFRVHLKPLKTAREVDPKKLSAQTPGFAGAEIANVCNEAALIAARRDKLEIDMQDFQDAIDRVIGGLEKKNKIISPEEKRIVAYHESGHAIAGWFFEHADPLVKVSIVPRGVAALGYAQYLPKEQYLYTTEQLIDGMSMTMGGRAAEEIVFGRISTGAQNDLERVTKLAYAMVTIYGMNPKVGNISFNDQQNEYGFGKPYSEKTAELIDNEVRELIAGVYERTKNLLVEKREGLEKLADALLKKEILFQSDLEEILGKRPFATHTTYDEFVNGASSGTPPTELPESQPSDSPASEGESIESDNKDEKPILKD from the coding sequence ATGGAAAAACAGCGAGCGAGAAAGGGAGAACAACGAATGCCCCAGGGAAAGCGAAAAGCGCCTAAACCGCCGAAATTCAATTTCATGTGGATATATGCCATTATTTTCGCAATAATAATTGGCTTTCAACTACTCAATAATTTTGGCACCAGCCCTGTAAATATACCGAAGCAGCGTTTTATGGCCGAGATGCTGCAATCGGGAGATGTCGATAAGGTACAGGCTTATAAAGAAGGAGACGTCACCAAGGTGGAGGTCTTCATCAAGAAGGAACGTCTTGCCGATGCTGAATACAAGGATGCCCCTTCTTCTTCATTTGGAAATAATACCGGCCCGCATTACTTTTTTAACGTACCGTCCTTTGAAAGCCTGGATGCTGAAATGCAGGAGGCCCAGAAGGAACTGCCTGCCGCCGACCAGGTGGCTCCCAGGCTGCTGACCCAGCAGAATAATTATTTTACCGATCTCCTTCTTACCTGGCTGCTGCCGGTGGGGATCGTCATTTTAATATGGGTACTCCTCATGCGCCGCCTCGCCGGAGGCTCAGGCGGCCCCGGTGGCCAGCTATTCAATATCGGGAAATCCAAAGCCACCTTATTCGATAAGGAATCACAGGTAAACATTACCTTCAATGACGTAGCGGGGCTGGAAGAGGCCAAGCAGGAGGTAATGGAAGTAGTGGACTTTTTGAAAAGCCCGAAAAAATATACCAGCCTGGGCGGAAAGATACCCAAGGGGGTATTGCTGGTAGGATCGCCCGGTACCGGTAAGACGCTGCTCGCGAAGGCGGTTGCCGGTGAAGCGCAGGTGCCCTTCTTTTCCCTGTCAGGTTCCGATTTTGTGGAAATGTTTGTCGGTGTGGGCGCCTCCAGGGTGCGTGACCTCTTTAAGCAGGCACGTGAAAAAGCGCCTTGTATTATTTTTATCGATGAAATTGACGCCATTGGCCGGAGCAGGGGCAAAAACCAGATAATGGGCGGGAACGATGAACGCGAGAATACGCTGAATCAGCTGCTGGTGGAAATGGACGGCTTCGGCACGGATACCGGTGTAATTATTATGGCGGCCACTAATCGGCCGGATGTACTGGATTCCGCTTTGCTTCGTCCCGGCCGTTTTGACCGGCAGATCTCCATAGACAAGCCGGACCTGCATGGCCGTGAAGAGATATTCAGGGTACACCTGAAGCCCTTGAAAACTGCCCGTGAAGTAGATCCGAAAAAACTTTCGGCGCAAACCCCCGGCTTTGCAGGGGCGGAAATTGCCAACGTGTGCAATGAGGCGGCGCTGATTGCCGCGCGCAGGGACAAACTGGAAATCGACATGCAGGATTTCCAGGATGCGATAGACCGGGTCATCGGCGGCCTGGAAAAGAAGAATAAGATCATTTCTCCCGAAGAAAAACGCATTGTAGCCTACCACGAATCGGGTCACGCCATTGCCGGCTGGTTCTTTGAACATGCCGATCCGCTCGTGAAGGTTTCCATTGTTCCCCGCGGGGTAGCGGCGCTGGGTTACGCGCAGTACCTGCCCAAGGAACAGTACCTGTACACGACCGAACAGCTGATTGACGGGATGAGCATGACCATGGGTGGAAGAGCAGCCGAGGAAATTGTATTCGGACGTATCTCAACCGGGGCGCAGAATGACCTCGAAAGGGTGACCAAACTCGCTTATGCGATGGTTACGATCTATGGCATGAATCCCAAAGTGGGTAATATCTCCTTCAATGATCAGCAAAACGAATATGGCTTTGGAAAGCCGTATTCCGAAAAAACGGCCGAACTTATTGATAATGAAGTGCGGGAACTGATCGCGGGCGTATATGAGCGTACCAAGAACCTGCTGGTGGAAAAAAGGGAAGGGCTTGAAAAACTTGCAGACGCATTGCTGAAGAAAGAAATACTTTTCCAGTCAGACCTGGAGGAAATATTGGGTAAACGTCCGTTTGCGACGCATACCACGTATGACGAGTTTGTCAATGGCGCCTCTTCCGGCACCCCTCCCACCGAGCTGCCGGAAAGTCAGCCTTCCGACAGCCCCGCCAGTGAAGGAGAGTCAATCGAAAGTGACAACAAGGACGAAAAACCAATATTAAAGGACTGA
- a CDS encoding LutC/YkgG family protein, which yields MLKKIRKALIEKRENPYPEIEPTSLYPDPEDSLDIVFAEELTRVNGEFLYCEDQIQLIENLLSLSSQKKWRHIYCWENKLQSLLRNYEFPFRSDDKDFEQAEVGITLCEALIARNGSVLVSSAQNSGRRLSVYPHAHIVIAYSSQLVADLKDGFGLLKEKYGEKIPSYTGVITGPSRTADIEKTLVLGAHGPRELYVFLLEE from the coding sequence ATGCTAAAGAAGATCAGGAAAGCGTTGATCGAAAAAAGAGAGAACCCTTACCCGGAAATTGAACCAACTTCTTTATATCCCGATCCGGAAGACTCCCTGGACATTGTTTTTGCCGAGGAACTCACCAGGGTGAACGGGGAGTTCCTGTATTGCGAGGACCAGATCCAACTGATAGAGAACCTGCTGTCTTTAAGCAGCCAAAAGAAATGGCGGCATATTTACTGCTGGGAGAATAAGCTCCAGTCCCTGCTCCGCAATTACGAATTTCCTTTCCGTTCCGATGACAAGGATTTTGAGCAGGCGGAAGTGGGAATCACCTTATGCGAGGCGTTGATTGCCCGGAATGGCAGCGTTCTCGTTTCTTCTGCACAAAACAGCGGCCGCCGCCTGTCCGTGTACCCGCATGCGCATATTGTGATCGCTTATTCCAGCCAGCTCGTAGCCGATTTAAAGGACGGCTTTGGCTTGCTAAAGGAAAAATACGGGGAAAAGATACCTTCTTATACCGGCGTTATCACCGGCCCGAGCCGCACGGCGGATATCGAGAAAACACTGGTGCTGGGAGCCCACGGCCCGCGGGAACTCTACGTGTTTCTTCTCGAAGAATAA
- the rsfS gene encoding ribosome silencing factor, whose translation MVLKKRKDDPGLIQDIAVQGIIEKKGQEIVCLDLRNVNTSVADYFIVCHAESGTQVRAIADSVEEEIYKAFREDPWQKEGVENSEWIILDYVTVVVHIFKKEKRYFYGIEELWGDAEVIYQSA comes from the coding sequence ATGGTATTAAAGAAAAGAAAGGATGATCCCGGGTTGATACAGGACATTGCCGTTCAGGGGATCATCGAAAAAAAAGGCCAGGAAATCGTCTGCCTTGACCTTCGAAATGTTAACACTTCTGTAGCTGATTATTTCATTGTTTGTCATGCCGAGTCGGGGACTCAGGTCCGCGCCATTGCGGATTCGGTCGAAGAAGAGATCTATAAGGCATTCAGGGAAGATCCCTGGCAAAAGGAGGGCGTGGAAAACAGCGAATGGATTATTCTGGATTATGTTACTGTAGTAGTACATATATTCAAGAAAGAAAAACGCTATTTTTACGGCATTGAAGAATTATGGGGCGATGCCGAAGTGATTTATCAAAGCGCCTGA
- a CDS encoding biotin--[acetyl-CoA-carboxylase] ligase, which translates to MQISTNNALFIGKNLLTLTKVDSTNNYAKLLLANSGPLPDGTVILAEGQEQGRGQAGNSWLSEPGKNLTFSIVLGCSFLLPADQFYLSMAVSLGILDTLKPVLGNDCHIKWPNDIYAGKKKLGGILIENLLAGAALKTSVIGIGLNVNQERFPGLPRATSLMRETNTALPLEPLLGLLCQSIEARFLQLKGGGRKDLKESYLRHLLGYGKKQLFRSGPGREQQVAGSQPAAPQSAVERPLPGPGESKPGTSEMEPFEGVITGITHEGKLLVETETGLLTFEKKEIVFL; encoded by the coding sequence TTGCAAATTTCCACAAATAACGCATTGTTTATCGGTAAAAATCTTCTTACTTTAACGAAGGTCGATTCCACCAATAACTATGCTAAGTTATTACTGGCAAATTCTGGGCCATTGCCTGATGGTACTGTAATTTTGGCAGAAGGCCAGGAACAAGGCCGGGGGCAGGCAGGTAATTCCTGGCTTAGCGAACCTGGTAAGAATCTGACATTCAGCATCGTCCTGGGATGCAGTTTCCTGCTTCCGGCCGACCAGTTCTACCTGAGCATGGCCGTAAGCCTTGGGATTCTCGACACCCTGAAGCCGGTTCTTGGGAACGATTGCCATATTAAGTGGCCGAATGATATTTATGCAGGTAAGAAAAAGCTGGGGGGAATACTTATAGAAAATTTACTAGCAGGCGCTGCACTCAAAACCTCCGTGATAGGCATAGGGCTAAATGTGAACCAGGAACGCTTCCCCGGCTTGCCCCGCGCTACTTCTTTAATGCGGGAAACCAATACAGCCTTACCCCTGGAGCCCCTGCTGGGGCTACTCTGTCAAAGCATCGAGGCCCGCTTTCTTCAATTAAAGGGTGGCGGCCGCAAGGACCTGAAGGAAAGCTATCTCAGGCATCTTCTGGGCTATGGAAAAAAGCAGTTGTTCCGGTCCGGCCCAGGCCGGGAGCAACAGGTGGCCGGCAGTCAGCCGGCAGCGCCCCAGTCTGCCGTGGAAAGGCCGCTCCCGGGCCCGGGAGAAAGCAAGCCGGGTACAAGTGAGATGGAGCCCTTCGAAGGGGTCATCACCGGTATCACTCACGAAGGAAAACTATTGGTGGAAACAGAAACGGGGCTGCTGACGTTTGAAAAAAAGGAGATTGTGTTCCTGTAG